In the Pungitius pungitius chromosome 5, fPunPun2.1, whole genome shotgun sequence genome, one interval contains:
- the LOC119210891 gene encoding uncharacterized protein LOC119210891 translates to MERVRQRRGRGRGRGRGRGRGRGREEGPGPGPGPGRGRGPGPGRGRGRGRGPGPGPGPGRGRGRGREERPGRGRQACAQRGPNLTNEIRATLVDHVVNHGLTLREAGLRVQPNLSRYTVASVIRTFRLENRYCKNILSKREIVNLVLANNAITLKQLQANIVNDHAIFNNIHQVSTSTLARILKKTHIQMKQIYRVPFERNSERVKRARHDYAERVLQMDGEEIQHEFIYVDEAGFNLTKTRRRGRNIIGHRAIVNVPGQRGGNITLCAAITQNGVLHRHAHMGPYNTALILAFLDQLHNITALNQIDRMQYIVVWDNVSFHRSALVQNWFQQHPQFTVLYLPPYSPFLNPIEEFFSAWRWKVYDLRLQAEVPLIQAMEDACDQMEVAAMQGWIRHSRRFFPRCLANDNIACDVDEILWPDPARRRDNI, encoded by the exons ATGGAAAGAGTAAGACaaagacgaggacgaggacgaggacgaggacgaggacgaggacgaggacgaggacgagaagaaggaccaggaccaggaccaggaccaggacgaggacgaggaccaggaccaggacgaggacgaggacgaggacgaggaccaggaccaggaccaggaccaggacgaggacgaggacgaggacgagaagaacgaccaggaagaggaagacaagcATGTGCTCAAAGAGGACCGAATCTGACAAATGAGATCCGCGCAACACTGGTTGACCACGTTGTCAACCACGGCCTGACGCTGAGGGAGGCTGGACTGCGAGTTCAGCCAAATCTAAGCCGATATACAGTGGCAAGTGTGATAAGAACATTTCGACTGGAAAATAGGTATTGTAAAAATATCCTATCAAAGAGGGAGATAGTAAATCTGGTTTTGGCCAACAATGCTATAACACTCAAGCAGCTCCAAGCTAACATTGTCAATGACCACGCCATTTTCAACAATATCCATCAGGTCTCAACATCAACACTGGCACGCATCCTAAAAAAAACCCATATTCAAATGAAGCAAATTTATAGAGTGCCTTTCGAGCGCAATTCCGAAAGAGTGAAACGAGCGCGGCATGATTATGCAGAG AGAGTTTTAcaaatggatggagaggagatccAGCATGAGTTCATTTATGTAGATGAGGCTGGGTTCAACCTGACGAAAACacgaaggaggggaagaaacatcATTGGCCACAGGGCTATAGTCAATGTCCCAGGGCAACGTGGGGGTAATATAACACTCTGTGCAGCCATTACACAGAATGgggtcctccaccgccatgcCCATATGGGCCCTTACAACACAGCACTCATTCTTGCATTCTTGGACCAATTGCACAACATAACTGCATTAAATCAAATCGATCGTATGCAATACATTGTTGTCTGGGACAATGTGTCTTTCCACCGCTCTGCTCTGGTTCAGAACTGGTTTCAGCAACATCCACAGTTCACAGTCCTATACCTTCCACCATACTCTCCATTCCTCAACCCTATAGAAGAGTTTTTCTCTGCTTGGCGGTGGAAGGTATATGATCTCCGTCTCCAGGCTGAGGTCCCCCTCATCCAAGCCATGGAGGACGCCTGTGACCAGATGGAGGTTGCAGCAATGCAAGGATGGATTCGTCATTCAAGACGTTTCTTTCCAAGGTGTCTTGCTAATGACAACATTGCTTGCGATGTTGATGAAATTCTCTGGCCAGATCCAGCTAGGCGAAGAGACAATATCtag